Below is a genomic region from Miscanthus floridulus cultivar M001 chromosome 1, ASM1932011v1, whole genome shotgun sequence.
TAGCCGATACGCCTTGGTGCCTTCCtcatagcctaggagcaccatcggtgtgctcctgtccttcaGCTTAGTGAGGACCGGCTTCAtcttcctgacatggccgatgcagccgaatgtcctagaggaaggacacgctcggcttgcttcccataccaagcttcgaacggcgtcacgcccttcagggcctttgtgggcgcgcggttgaggatgaacaccgccgtggtcaccgccttaCCCTAGAACCTTGTCAGcaatgctcttggccttcatcatggatcgagctatGCTGACCACCGTTTGGCTTCACCGCTCCACCACGCTATTCTGCTGTGGTGAATATGGCGTCAGTGTGGTGTcgtaccacaccctgatccgcacaGTATGTAGAGAACTCCACAgaagtgaattcgccaccgcgatcagtccgcaacacgcgtagcttcttgccgctctctgcctccgcacgcgccttgaacttcttgatcacctccGCTACCTCGTCCTTACTCgttaggagttgtagccacatatagcgactataatcatccatgagcaggaggaagtaccgccgaccaccatttgtggctaGCATGATTGGCCCGCAGAGATCCCGGCCAggtagctgtcacacagctcgcctgcatgcttgatgtggggcagccctcggaccatcttttcTAGCCGACCGAGCgcatcgaagctgagatggctgaaccaggcatgccacagccatggctccttggtgtgccatgctgccaggcacaccggGTGCTCCACCTTCAATTCAAGCATGTATAATCAATTACGTGAGCATTTTACCTCCGCGAGAAGACGTCGCTCCCGATCCTAAATCTTTAGGATCCCGCTCTCGATCAGTACCTCGCATCCACGCTCATCTAGCTGCCTGATACTAacgatgcttgaacgcagctgaagatgatggtgtcacaCCCTCGGATTGTCACCCTTGAACCATCACCGAACACATCCGTCAGTGCGTGGTGCtcaccgttctggcacctgaagatgatggtgtcatgccctcggatcgccacccttgaacCATCACCGAACTTTATCAGTGCTGGTCATGTTGccatcgagctcagagaaggcttccttggagcccgtcatgtggttgctggcgccggagtccaggtacAACCACTGCTCCTGCTCGTCCACCCACACGTcctgaggtggacttgggcgcgctaGTTCATCGACGTTGACAGCCTTTAGAGCCTTGTCatgcccttccaccgccatcacctctcccttctccttggcctcaacgttatgcagtgcatagaacatcaccatcaggagagtggcctcatcatcctcatcagcctgcgctaaatgagcctcagccttcttctcctacttgtgatttgggcactcctttgcccaatggcccatcttcccgcagcgccggcaggcgatggggtcgaccttcttcttcttcttcctcttctccgaagaagccttgccgcgacgcttgccatcgccaccatggctggagtAGGCTTCCCTGGaattcttctccttcatccgggcaacccactcctcctctgtcagcagcagcttgccgctgtccgccgttgctgtggcctgctccatgcgctcgtccgccgcccgcagatggcctgtcacatcctcaatggtgagggtggacaagtccagcatcgtctctatggagagagctatctggatgtacttcaccggcacggagtggaggtacttggagaccacctcttcttcgtcaatggtgatgccgtggctcctcagcttgctgatgagcgactgcagaCAGAGGGAGAAGTTCTCtaccgactcaccatccttgaacttgaggttagcgtcctcctgcttcagcagctgggccgtcgccttctttgcgcaggTCGAAGCCGACGCGCAtagctgcaatggcctcccacgtctccttagcagagttcttcgcccccaacggctccctatactccgctggcacagcagcgaggatagcctctaacgctgacatgtcatcttccttaTCGGTGCCTTTGTCAATGGCATTACAGAGCCGTCgtgctctgagcttgaccttcatggtcatcgcccactcgccatagttggtgcaagtcagcgtcggtcaactggtgccgctgacctccgcACCGTcgcacgacgacctcctgtcgtggctggacagccacagtagcgccgctgctgtcgcccatctccgaaccgtccatcatcgccagcggttagtccggctgACAGCGCTTGTACGGTTAGTGcagcagcaggggcaggcgcagAAAGGGCTCCAGTGCAGCGGCAGGGGTAGGcgtcgaaaggctcccctgccgcactgtagccacagtaggggcagacgcaaaagtcagccctgctgtcacatctagtcactatagcaaTCCTGACAGCAtagcatgtctgtgtactaggattagatgggtagagttgtatatatagctttccaCTCCAAATCAATGAAGAGAGagagtttagttttgccatctcctctgcagagctccgaccaacgctggtgcttgtgttgtgtgtgcgcgctctgttctccctctctcttctacctctagccatagtgtgtggtcgggaacgatggtgagcggtcggctcaccggTACGGGAGATCCCGAGCCCAACACCATCCACCAGACTGTCCGTCGTCCGCATCACACCACCGCGGTCCACAAACCTAGGGCACGACATCTCTGTCTCGCTGTGGTCGCCGGAGGACTCAGAGGGGGCAAAGAGTTCGGAGGACAGCCGGCAGGGTGCTCGGCGTCTATTGTTTGCTTCTTAGTTCATAGTTGATTAGTTGTCGGGCCTCTCATATACCCTCAGCTCGCTGGGCTCACATACACAGAGGTTACGTTCCCATTCCGGGCCAGACACCTTAGCAGGCTGGGCCTTCCTTTGGACGCTGCGCCTTGGCCTTGGACGCTCATAGGATCACCAGGATGGGGGAGCTAACATCACTAGATGGAGTTCTGGTGAAAACAACTAGGAATGTGTTTGATTTGACGAATATCTTAGATGGGACATAATGGTTTAGGATGAAAACAGTCAGAAAAtccctcaaccgttttctacttctacatttgaatacgaagCGAAAGCGGTAAAGCCGAACGCGAAAACGAACACAAACTTACAaaatatcgagaatttcgaaaacgaactaattcgaACGGAATTATGTTGAACACGGTTGGTAAAAAAATCAATACGGAATAGTGACCTAtaggaccaagtgcataacaattaacaagtgcatGACCAAAtgcataataattaacaagtgctacaactttcatataaaaagtatctccatttgacaccatataagaaacatatgatttttctaaggcaaCAAGGGTTTGTACGCAATTAAtatactgcacaaaaattatttaATTTTTTAAACATCTTAACGACCTCAatgaaaaaactaaaaactagaaagttatagatcttgtcgagagctacaattttcatataaaaatcatcttcatctaagATCGTATGAAAAAAGATACAAATTTTCTAAGGCTGGACTTCTCATGGGCCAAAAACGGTATAAGCCGAATTTCAAAAACGGGATATTCTGAATAAAAAGcggaaaagtagaaaacggtcagGAAAATACCTAAACCATTTCCGTTCCGTTTTCGAATttggtttctgcggctgataagccggctgatgcagattttttgtgagagaaaaacattgtaccatgactgataagccgggctgataagttcaacCTGCTGAAGAAGTAGCTCAATACCCTCGAACTTCTTGTTGGTGGTCTTCGCGTTCGCTGCCATGAGAAGTTCAACCTATGTCGGCTTCATCTTCGACACTAGAGCGAGTCACCATGGCGATGGAAAAAATTTGGCCAAAAATCATCCTGCTCTGAGCACCAATTGTGATGAACTAAGATAGCTGAGGAAGAATTAGAGGTAGATTCAACAAGAAATGGATAGGAATCAGAGGAATTTCAGCAGTgggagcccaccaggaggtaccTTGGGGTTTCAGAGTTTGGATTTCAATTAACTGAGCAAGCTCGTTACATGCCGTTTTGGCCCCCTTTAAGGTGACGCAATGTCGACTTCCCATCCGGTATGGGTCCACCTGTCGTTCCCTCCTGTCTTCCGGGTCCACTAGTCAGCCATTGCGTTCCTCTCTCTTGTCGGATCCTAAACACCTCCGCTTCCAGGCCTGCTTCCGCTGCTGTCTTCGCATACCCCACGGAGTCATGACAAACGCCTACTTCTCCCACCTCTCTAGTGAACACTATAACTCCTGGAGTCTTCATATTATTCGAAAAATAATTTCAAATTTCAACAATGACATATTCCCCAGAATGAAAAGTCTCCAAATATCTATTCGAAATGAGGAAACATTCCTTATTCAGTCAAACTTGCATAGGATTTCAAAACAGAATACCTCGTATAAACTAGGCATGCCCTTTTTCTTCCCACATAGAAAACCATGAGGGTATACACATAATCACACAAACAAAGCATCGTACATACCACTTATAACATCTCAAGTCCATACACCGCACACTGCGTAGAGCAGCTTTATTTTGTTTTGTATGAAAAAAGAGGAGAACTCCAGGAACGAAAAAGAAAATTAAACCCAAACTTCAGGAAGGGGAATCGCATCCCAATCCACCGATCTAGTTGTAGGCGTCGGGGTTGGCGACGAGGTAGGCCTCGGCACCCTTGAAAATGGCGGTGAGTGACTCCTTGGCCTTGGTGATCTCGTCCTTCACCTCCACGCCCGGCAGCGGCTTGAACGTCGTCTCCACCTTCGCCACGCTGCCGCCGTCGGCCGCGGGCTCCACCTTGATGTGCGACGTCGCCGTCTCGATGGCAACGCCGATGCCGCCGCCCTCGAGGAGCGTTTGCTTGCACTCGCACTTGTCCAGGTCCAGGAAATCGAGCCTCTCCTTCGTGAAGGTGAACGGCATGACTGCAAGAGCGATCGATCGCACGTCATGAGCTAGCTGTTTGATCCATCAGGCGAGAGAACATGTTGGTCTGGGCATGCCGCGGACACTTACCTGAGGTGAAGTTGAACTGCCTGACGCTGCCAACG
It encodes:
- the LOC136496171 gene encoding pathogenesis-related protein 1-like, coding for MASANSWTLEIASPVAAPRLFRAAVLDWHNLAPKLASHVVASAHPVEGDGGVGSVRQFNFTSVMPFTFTKERLDFLDLDKCECKQTLLEGGGIGVAIETATSHIKVEPAADGGSVAKVETTFKPLPGVEVKDEITKAKESLTAIFKGAEAYLVANPDAYN